Proteins from a genomic interval of Acetobacterium woodii DSM 1030:
- a CDS encoding acyl CoA:acetate/3-ketoacid CoA transferase, protein MAKFISAKEAAKLIPDGSTVGVAGMGLAGWPEEVAVAIADNFKETGHPCNLTMKQGSAMGDWRERGMTRLGLEGLVTKWSAAHIGSAFAMNDLVRAEKMACHCLPQGVIVNLWREIAAKRPGLITKVGLGTFVDPRLEGGKMNKVTTEDLVELIEFNGEEYLFYKSFKLDVAMLRGTTADENGNITFENEGPINEGLAVAQAAKNSGGIVIVQVEYQALKNTLKPKDVKIPGALVDYVVVATDKNACWQTEGVYYEPAFAGNLRKPLSAIPILPLTERKVMARRAAMELSKGDLVNLGVGIPSDVASIVSEAGYIEEITMTTEIGGFGGIPASLPNFGSSYNAEANIDHGSMFDLYDGGGIDVAVLGLAQADEAGNINVSKFTIPGLGDRLTGPGGFINITQSTQKVVFAGSFNAKCEVEISDGKLIIKKEGRGKKLLKEVEQVTFSGKYAAENGQEILYVTERCVFKLINGKMTVIEIAPGIDLQKDILDQMDFTPAISADLKEMDSGLFSEKWDGLDTIMGK, encoded by the coding sequence CTTTAAAGAAACCGGACATCCCTGTAACTTGACAATGAAACAGGGAAGTGCAATGGGGGACTGGCGTGAAAGAGGAATGACCAGACTTGGGCTTGAGGGATTAGTTACAAAATGGTCGGCTGCACACATTGGTTCGGCTTTTGCAATGAACGATCTCGTGCGGGCAGAAAAAATGGCATGCCATTGTTTACCGCAAGGTGTAATCGTTAATCTTTGGCGAGAAATTGCTGCTAAAAGACCAGGTCTGATTACCAAAGTCGGATTAGGTACTTTTGTAGATCCGCGCTTAGAAGGTGGGAAAATGAATAAAGTTACCACTGAAGATCTGGTCGAACTCATTGAATTCAACGGTGAAGAATACTTATTTTATAAATCTTTTAAATTAGACGTTGCTATGTTACGGGGAACCACGGCAGATGAGAATGGTAACATCACCTTTGAAAATGAAGGTCCTATCAATGAAGGTCTGGCAGTCGCTCAAGCGGCTAAAAATAGTGGTGGGATTGTTATTGTTCAAGTGGAATATCAAGCACTAAAAAATACCTTGAAACCGAAAGATGTAAAGATTCCAGGTGCTCTGGTTGACTACGTCGTTGTCGCTACCGATAAAAATGCATGTTGGCAAACCGAAGGTGTGTATTATGAACCGGCTTTTGCTGGAAATTTGAGAAAACCATTGAGTGCTATTCCAATCTTGCCGCTAACCGAAAGAAAAGTGATGGCCAGACGTGCCGCAATGGAATTATCAAAAGGTGATTTAGTTAATCTTGGTGTTGGTATTCCTTCGGATGTCGCAAGTATTGTATCAGAAGCTGGTTATATTGAGGAAATTACCATGACAACAGAAATTGGTGGTTTTGGTGGAATTCCTGCCAGCCTTCCAAATTTTGGCAGTTCATATAATGCTGAAGCTAATATAGATCATGGTTCGATGTTTGATTTATATGATGGTGGCGGAATCGATGTTGCGGTTCTTGGTTTGGCGCAAGCAGATGAAGCGGGAAATATCAATGTCAGTAAATTTACCATTCCGGGTCTGGGTGATCGATTGACTGGTCCTGGGGGATTTATTAATATCACTCAGAGTACCCAAAAAGTTGTTTTTGCAGGTTCTTTCAATGCAAAATGTGAAGTGGAAATAAGCGATGGGAAACTGATTATTAAAAAAGAAGGTAGAGGCAAAAAATTATTAAAAGAAGTAGAACAAGTTACCTTTAGCGGAAAATACGCAGCAGAAAACGGTCAAGAAATCCTCTATGTTACGGAACGATGTGTATTTAAACTCATCAATGGAAAAATGACTGTTATTGAAATAGCTCCTGGTATTGATCTTCAAAAAGATATTCTGGATCAGATGGATTTCACACCAGCGATTTCAGCTGATCTGAAAGAAATGGATTCAGGTTTATTTTCTGAAAAATGGGATGGACTTGATACAATAATGGGCAAGTAG
- a CDS encoding AMP-binding protein — MELIRHTINSFFNERVKKTPNKVAIVFGDDAYTWLELDQISDGIALELLKSDVKKGTHVGIWSLNSPLFMLYFLALAKIGAVTVLINTRCHLSELEDLLDYADVTVLCYGEDSNTLKFLETIEQLDRKRLLLMKKIIAIGKNKKDIPAQCKKKLIEGDDLKLIGNAKKDVFPDDVLGILFTSGTTSAAKGVMLSHFATINIAIETVTQMHWNENDKSCLGIPLFHCFGLSSGFMAGIYAGIEIYLLENYQTIRVLKCVETNQCTIFNGVPTMFMAMIKHPRFKTYNLSLLNSGIIAGSYVNANDYLSICKELKMEKLQMSYGQTEASPSITFSDYEDTILDKSRSVGKVIPHVDLKILVSNQNEICIKGYNTMLGYYKLDEETKKAIDSEGWLHTGDLGYLDADGNLCITGRLKEMIVRGGENISPYEIENQIKNFPYVADVKVIGIEEEVLQEEIAACIVTDGRKKLNETEIREFLSHYLAAYKIPKYFIFLKKFPLNASGKIILAELKDQIKMIINTNKN; from the coding sequence GTGGAACTTATAAGGCATACAATTAATTCTTTTTTTAACGAAAGAGTAAAAAAGACCCCAAATAAAGTTGCCATAGTATTTGGGGATGATGCTTACACATGGTTGGAGCTGGATCAGATTTCAGATGGCATTGCATTGGAATTACTTAAATCCGATGTGAAAAAAGGAACCCATGTGGGAATTTGGAGTCTGAACAGTCCACTTTTTATGCTTTACTTTCTGGCATTGGCGAAAATTGGGGCAGTAACAGTACTGATCAATACTCGTTGTCATCTTTCAGAGCTAGAAGATTTGTTAGATTATGCTGATGTGACGGTCTTATGCTATGGAGAAGATTCGAATACACTTAAATTCTTGGAGACGATTGAACAGCTTGACAGAAAAAGACTTCTTTTAATGAAAAAAATAATTGCCATTGGAAAAAATAAAAAAGACATTCCGGCGCAATGTAAAAAGAAGCTAATTGAAGGTGATGATCTGAAGCTGATCGGCAACGCAAAAAAAGATGTCTTTCCAGACGATGTGCTGGGTATTTTATTCACTTCCGGTACGACATCAGCGGCAAAAGGGGTCATGCTCAGTCATTTTGCAACGATTAATATTGCCATTGAAACAGTGACACAAATGCATTGGAATGAAAATGATAAAAGCTGTCTGGGAATTCCGTTGTTTCATTGTTTTGGTCTTTCATCAGGGTTTATGGCCGGCATATATGCTGGCATCGAGATATATTTATTGGAAAACTATCAAACAATCCGGGTTTTGAAATGTGTTGAAACAAATCAATGTACCATTTTTAATGGTGTGCCAACGATGTTTATGGCGATGATCAAGCATCCCAGATTTAAAACCTACAATCTTAGTTTATTAAACAGTGGAATTATTGCAGGGTCTTATGTGAATGCAAATGACTATCTGTCTATCTGCAAAGAACTTAAAATGGAAAAACTTCAGATGTCTTACGGTCAGACGGAGGCATCGCCGAGTATTACTTTTTCTGATTATGAGGATACTATTCTCGATAAAAGCAGGTCAGTCGGAAAAGTGATTCCCCATGTTGACTTAAAAATATTGGTATCAAATCAGAATGAAATTTGCATTAAAGGTTATAATACGATGTTAGGTTATTATAAACTAGATGAAGAAACAAAAAAGGCCATCGATAGTGAAGGTTGGCTTCATACCGGTGATTTGGGATATTTGGATGCGGATGGAAATCTTTGCATTACCGGACGGCTAAAAGAAATGATTGTCCGTGGTGGTGAGAATATATCACCCTATGAAATTGAAAATCAGATTAAAAATTTTCCTTACGTTGCGGATGTCAAAGTCATTGGGATCGAGGAAGAAGTGTTACAGGAGGAAATTGCTGCTTGTATCGTCACGGATGGTCGGAAAAAATTAAACGAAACTGAAATTCGAGAATTTTTAAGTCACTATCTTGCGGCATATAAAATACCTAAATATTTTATCTTTTTAAAAAAATTCCCGTTGAATGCCAGTGGGAAAATAATTCTGGCTGAACTGAAAGACCAGATTAAGATGATTATCAATACAAATAAAAATTAG
- the carC gene encoding caffeyl-CoA reductase-Etf complex subunit CarC, translating into MYFSEQNKMIRKLARDFAEKELTTEILDEVEESGEFPQEILDKMAKFGFFGIKIPKSLGGSGGDHMSYVICMEEFARVSGVASVYLSSPNSLAGGPLLLSGTEEQIEKYLKPIITGKKKLAFALTEPGAGSDAGGMSTTAVDMGDYYLLNGRKTFITMAPLCDDAVIYAKTDMSKGTRGISAFIVDLKSEGVSMGKNEHKMGLIGCATSDIIMEDVKVPKENRLGEVNKGFSNAMKTLDVGRLGVASQSIGVAQGALDEAIKYAKERKQFGKRIADFQAIAFMIADMATKLEAAKLLVYNAASLMDNKKNATKEASMAKFYASEICNEICAKAVQIHGGYGYIKEYKVERMYRDCRVFTIYEGTSQVQQMVISGMLLKK; encoded by the coding sequence ATGTATTTCAGTGAACAAAATAAAATGATTCGTAAGTTAGCAAGAGATTTTGCAGAAAAAGAATTAACAACCGAAATATTGGATGAAGTGGAAGAATCAGGTGAATTTCCCCAGGAGATTCTTGATAAAATGGCGAAATTTGGATTTTTTGGGATTAAGATTCCAAAATCATTAGGCGGTTCTGGTGGAGATCATATGTCCTACGTTATTTGCATGGAAGAGTTTGCCCGGGTTAGTGGTGTGGCCAGTGTCTATTTGTCATCACCTAACTCACTAGCCGGGGGTCCCTTGCTGTTATCAGGAACTGAGGAACAAATCGAAAAATACCTAAAACCGATTATAACCGGGAAGAAAAAACTGGCCTTTGCGCTGACCGAACCGGGAGCTGGTTCGGATGCCGGTGGAATGTCAACGACTGCCGTGGATATGGGAGATTATTATCTCTTAAATGGCAGAAAAACATTTATTACGATGGCACCTCTTTGTGATGATGCAGTTATCTATGCTAAAACTGATATGTCAAAGGGTACCCGAGGTATTTCAGCATTTATCGTTGACTTAAAATCCGAAGGGGTTTCGATGGGGAAAAATGAGCACAAGATGGGTCTGATTGGCTGTGCGACATCGGACATTATTATGGAAGATGTGAAGGTACCCAAAGAAAATCGGTTGGGAGAAGTGAATAAAGGTTTTAGTAATGCTATGAAAACCTTGGACGTGGGAAGACTTGGGGTAGCCTCCCAATCGATTGGAGTAGCTCAGGGAGCTCTGGATGAAGCCATTAAATACGCGAAAGAACGAAAACAATTTGGAAAACGGATTGCCGATTTTCAGGCAATTGCTTTTATGATCGCTGATATGGCAACTAAGCTTGAAGCCGCAAAACTACTGGTCTATAATGCCGCCAGTTTAATGGATAATAAGAAGAATGCTACGAAAGAAGCCTCTATGGCCAAGTTCTATGCTTCAGAAATTTGTAATGAAATTTGTGCCAAGGCGGTCCAGATTCACGGCGGTTATGGCTATATCAAAGAATACAAAGTCGAACGGATGTATCGGGATTGTCGGGTCTTCACTATTTACGAAGGCACCTCACAGGTTCAACAGATGGTTATTTCCGGAATGCTGTTGAAAAAATAA
- the carD gene encoding caffeyl-CoA reductase-Etf complex subunit CarD has product MRILVCAKQVPDTNEVKIDPKTGTMIREGVPSILNPDDANALEAALVIKDENPGTEVIVMTMGPPQASEMLRECLAMGADEAYLLSDRAFGGADTWATSATLAAGIKKVKKVDLVLAGRQAIDGDTAQVGSQIAQRLKMPVVTYVEDIKIEDKKAIVHRQMEDGYEVIEVQLPCLLTCVKELNDPRYMSVGGIMDAYEQPITIWNHEDIGLSPEACGLNASPTQVFRSFSPPAKGGGEMITGTTVNEVAGSLVSKLKEKHII; this is encoded by the coding sequence ATGAGAATTCTAGTTTGTGCTAAACAAGTTCCGGATACGAATGAGGTAAAAATCGATCCAAAAACAGGAACAATGATACGAGAAGGTGTACCCAGTATTTTAAATCCCGATGATGCCAATGCGTTAGAAGCAGCGCTAGTCATTAAAGACGAAAACCCGGGAACAGAAGTGATTGTAATGACCATGGGACCACCCCAGGCTTCAGAAATGTTGCGGGAATGTCTGGCGATGGGTGCTGATGAAGCTTATTTATTAAGTGATCGCGCTTTTGGTGGCGCCGATACCTGGGCAACCTCTGCAACCTTGGCAGCCGGGATTAAAAAAGTTAAAAAAGTAGATCTGGTATTAGCGGGAAGACAGGCTATCGATGGCGATACCGCTCAAGTTGGATCACAGATTGCGCAACGGTTAAAAATGCCAGTTGTTACCTATGTTGAAGATATTAAAATTGAAGATAAAAAAGCGATTGTTCATCGACAAATGGAAGACGGTTATGAAGTTATTGAAGTTCAGCTGCCTTGTTTGTTAACTTGTGTGAAAGAATTGAATGACCCACGATATATGAGTGTTGGAGGTATCATGGATGCCTATGAACAACCGATTACGATATGGAATCATGAAGATATTGGGTTGTCACCAGAAGCTTGCGGTTTAAATGCATCGCCTACTCAGGTATTCCGTTCGTTCTCACCACCAGCTAAAGGTGGTGGTGAAATGATTACCGGGACCACCGTTAATGAAGTTGCTGGCAGCCTGGTTTCAAAGCTTAAAGAAAAGCATATAATTTAG
- the carE gene encoding caffeyl-CoA reductase-Etf complex subunit CarE: protein MAIKVIEEKCIGCSKCQKSCPFDAITIENKIAVIGDACTNCGTCIDVCPTEAILQEGTEKIVRDLSMYKGVWVFAEQREGKIMPVVFELLGEGKKLANEIGTELCAILCGSNVAELTDELFAYGADKVYLADAPELEKYTTDGYSKIINEAIGLYKPEIVLYGATHIGRDLAPCLAVKVNTGLTADCTKLEIDPDDKKIRQTRPAFGGNLMATIVCPGSRPQMSTVRPGVMDKAAYDPSQKGEVIKLDATFNEGDIRTKVLEIVKTTTDNISISDADFIVSGGMGLGKPEGFELLKQLADKLGGTVATSRACVDAGWADHAQQVGQTGTTVKPQIYFACGISGAIQHIAGMQDSDIIIAINKNENAPIFEVADYGIVGDLYKVIPAIIEELDKIGK from the coding sequence ATGGCAATTAAAGTTATCGAAGAAAAATGTATCGGATGTTCAAAATGTCAGAAAAGCTGTCCTTTTGATGCCATCACGATTGAAAATAAAATAGCGGTTATTGGTGACGCATGTACAAACTGTGGAACCTGTATTGATGTTTGTCCGACGGAAGCCATTCTTCAGGAAGGCACCGAAAAAATTGTTCGCGACTTGAGCATGTACAAAGGTGTTTGGGTTTTTGCAGAACAGCGTGAAGGAAAAATTATGCCGGTTGTTTTCGAACTGCTGGGTGAAGGTAAAAAGTTGGCCAATGAAATTGGCACGGAGCTATGTGCGATTCTTTGCGGTAGTAATGTCGCTGAACTTACCGATGAGTTGTTTGCCTATGGTGCCGATAAAGTGTATCTTGCGGATGCACCCGAACTTGAAAAATACACGACCGATGGTTATTCCAAAATCATCAACGAAGCCATTGGTTTATACAAACCGGAAATTGTTTTATATGGTGCAACTCATATTGGTCGCGACCTGGCGCCTTGCCTGGCCGTTAAAGTCAACACCGGTTTAACAGCAGACTGTACCAAACTGGAAATTGACCCTGACGATAAAAAAATTAGACAAACGCGACCGGCCTTTGGCGGAAATCTGATGGCAACAATTGTTTGCCCGGGAAGCCGTCCGCAGATGTCAACAGTCAGACCTGGGGTTATGGATAAAGCAGCCTATGATCCATCTCAAAAAGGTGAAGTCATTAAACTGGACGCTACCTTTAATGAAGGTGATATCCGAACTAAAGTTTTAGAAATTGTTAAAACAACAACGGATAATATTTCAATTTCTGATGCTGATTTCATCGTATCCGGCGGAATGGGACTTGGAAAACCGGAAGGTTTTGAGCTGCTTAAGCAACTTGCTGATAAACTGGGTGGAACCGTAGCTACATCAAGAGCCTGCGTGGATGCCGGATGGGCGGACCATGCCCAACAAGTAGGTCAAACCGGGACAACGGTTAAACCGCAGATTTATTTTGCTTGTGGAATTTCGGGAGCAATTCAGCATATTGCCGGGATGCAAGATTCAGACATCATCATTGCGATTAACAAAAATGAAAACGCCCCTATTTTTGAAGTGGCCGATTATGGTATTGTTGGAGACCTTTATAAAGTAATTCCAGCTATTATTGAGGAATTAGATAAAATTGGCAAATAA
- a CDS encoding TetR/AcrR family transcriptional regulator, whose translation MANQRENILIVATQLFYEQGYDNTYFYQIADHLNITKPLISYYFKSKSHLAQEVSERYTLSNKNNIALRLYQDYFNHQKYDLQLSTAIEIRLQDTLTYTDSKVKSFVQESANGNFEDIYFSNYKSFFKIHDRQYGLNINHDNDEISLLARGFFAASMAIRLGFLNQELNCSMEECLDYTIELLFRFMRIDENRIAEIINASKSIIAALNFEFKPYFIIN comes from the coding sequence ATGGCTAATCAACGTGAAAACATCTTAATCGTTGCAACCCAGTTATTTTATGAACAGGGTTATGACAATACTTATTTTTATCAAATCGCCGACCATTTAAACATTACTAAACCACTGATTTCATATTATTTTAAATCAAAGTCTCATCTCGCGCAAGAAGTGTCCGAGCGTTATACCTTAAGTAATAAAAACAACATTGCCTTAAGATTATATCAGGACTATTTCAATCATCAAAAATATGATCTCCAACTAAGCACCGCCATAGAAATCCGCTTACAGGATACCCTGACTTATACCGATTCCAAAGTGAAGTCTTTTGTTCAGGAAAGTGCTAATGGAAATTTTGAAGACATCTATTTTTCCAATTACAAAAGCTTTTTCAAAATACATGACCGCCAATACGGATTGAACATCAACCATGATAACGACGAAATCAGTTTGTTAGCACGAGGATTCTTTGCCGCTTCAATGGCAATTCGTTTGGGGTTTTTAAATCAGGAACTCAACTGCTCTATGGAAGAATGTCTTGACTATACCATTGAGCTACTTTTTCGATTTATGCGAATTGATGAAAATCGAATTGCTGAAATTATCAATGCCAGCAAATCGATCATCGCTGCTCTCAATTTTGAATTCAAGCCATATTTTATTATCAATTGA
- a CDS encoding MFS transporter: MEKKKIKVAILSMASLLMISMTASAILADIQRYFDGVNPSLIQMVLTLPALVGLVFAFASGPLSLRLPKKSLVIFALTSGLIGGIIALVFGSANIYILLFCSMLIGIAQGINSTMSMALIADYFVGAESSALMGLQSAFVNGGSMVLLFTSGMLAGIQWQWSYLVYFIFIPVIVIVMKNLPKDNPVAEVSEKHLEVGAKLNSRVYLTALVMFLFGIFLFVFQTNVALYVASRGFGDASISGIINTVMSGAGMLTGIFFGQIQRILKKMIIPVALIVAGMGMLIIFTVGNLPSLFVAAICCGFGLASVTPAGTFLAANSVNPSISSLAIAIVTAATNLGIFVSPILSNAVANANGGDIAIKFMMGSLGLFGAGVLAWIGNMLLDKKNQISHS; encoded by the coding sequence TTGGAAAAAAAGAAAATCAAAGTTGCAATATTGTCAATGGCATCGCTATTGATGATATCAATGACAGCTTCAGCTATTTTGGCTGATATTCAACGCTATTTTGACGGGGTCAATCCATCACTTATTCAAATGGTATTGACTTTACCGGCTTTAGTGGGATTGGTATTTGCGTTTGCATCCGGTCCTCTTTCATTACGATTGCCGAAAAAAAGCTTGGTTATTTTTGCATTAACCAGTGGTCTTATTGGGGGAATAATTGCTTTAGTATTTGGTTCGGCAAACATTTACATCTTGTTGTTTTGCAGTATGCTGATTGGAATTGCGCAGGGAATTAACTCAACGATGTCGATGGCTTTGATTGCAGATTATTTTGTGGGTGCGGAAAGTAGTGCTTTAATGGGTTTACAATCGGCATTTGTCAATGGCGGAAGTATGGTACTGCTCTTTACTTCGGGGATGTTAGCTGGTATTCAATGGCAATGGTCTTATCTTGTTTATTTTATTTTTATTCCCGTAATTGTGATTGTTATGAAAAATTTACCTAAAGATAATCCCGTGGCAGAGGTTTCGGAAAAACACTTGGAAGTAGGTGCAAAACTTAATAGTCGCGTTTATCTAACGGCTTTGGTGATGTTTTTATTCGGGATTTTCCTGTTCGTTTTTCAAACAAATGTTGCTTTATATGTCGCCAGTCGCGGATTTGGGGATGCATCAATTAGTGGTATTATTAATACGGTAATGTCTGGTGCCGGTATGCTTACGGGGATCTTTTTTGGCCAGATTCAACGTATTTTAAAAAAGATGATTATTCCTGTGGCTTTGATTGTTGCTGGGATGGGAATGTTAATAATTTTTACGGTTGGAAATCTACCGTCCTTATTTGTGGCTGCAATTTGCTGTGGATTTGGTTTGGCTTCGGTTACTCCGGCCGGGACGTTTTTAGCTGCAAATTCGGTTAATCCTTCGATTAGCTCTTTAGCGATTGCAATTGTAACGGCGGCCACAAACTTGGGAATTTTTGTGTCGCCAATTCTTTCAAATGCAGTGGCTAATGCTAATGGGGGAGATATTGCAATCAAATTTATGATGGGATCACTAGGTCTGTTTGGAGCTGGTGTTCTGGCTTGGATTGGCAATATGCTTCTAGACAAAAAAAACCAAATCAGTCATAGTTAA
- a CDS encoding TetR/AcrR family transcriptional regulator — protein MKNQKENILQTATQLFYEQGYKLTYLDQIAKICNITKPLISYHYKSKSSLARAVNDTFLFDFKNKIALKLYHNYFKNKKFDLQVSTAVEIHLYNRLFLTDAKAMRFLKELANDKYEDLFSVESFRLYKMHDRHYHLDLHQNSDEIAMITTAAWASSFSILWAYDQGSFSCSVDDCLDYITRLNFVLMHIDENRIDAILAESKLVLEQVQFEFKPYFQIE, from the coding sequence ATGAAAAATCAAAAAGAAAACATCCTTCAAACAGCAACGCAATTATTTTATGAACAAGGTTACAAACTAACCTATCTGGATCAAATTGCCAAAATTTGTAACATTACCAAGCCCCTTATTTCTTATCATTATAAATCTAAATCCAGTTTAGCTCGAGCTGTGAATGATACTTTCCTTTTTGATTTTAAAAATAAAATTGCATTAAAGCTTTATCATAACTATTTTAAAAACAAAAAATTTGATCTGCAGGTCAGCACTGCGGTAGAAATTCACCTGTATAACCGTTTATTTCTAACTGACGCTAAAGCCATGCGTTTTCTTAAAGAGTTGGCCAATGACAAATATGAGGATTTATTCAGCGTTGAAAGTTTCCGTCTTTATAAAATGCATGATCGTCATTATCATTTGGATCTCCATCAAAATTCAGATGAAATAGCGATGATTACCACCGCTGCCTGGGCTTCTAGTTTCTCAATTCTCTGGGCTTACGATCAAGGTAGCTTTAGCTGCTCAGTGGATGATTGCCTGGATTATATTACTCGCCTCAATTTTGTCCTCATGCATATTGACGAAAATCGCATTGATGCCATTCTTGCCGAAAGCAAACTTGTTTTAGAACAAGTTCAATTTGAATTTAAGCCTTATTTTCAAATTGAGTAA
- a CDS encoding corrinoid protein, with translation MSKIEEVKAKVEAGKSKLVPGLVQEALDSGATPAEILQAMVDSMSVVGEKFSSGEIFVPEMLIAAKAMSKGVDVLKPLMVGDGSTSLGTCVIGTVAGDLHDIGKNLVAMMIESAGFDMVDLGVDVPADGFVQAIKNNTNVKLVACSGLLTTTMPSLKEAVQTIKAACPEVKVIVGGAPVTPEYAAEIGADGYAPDAGSAAVKAKELASAK, from the coding sequence ATGTCAAAAATCGAAGAAGTCAAAGCTAAGGTTGAAGCGGGAAAATCAAAATTGGTACCGGGGCTCGTTCAGGAAGCATTGGATTCAGGGGCTACACCTGCTGAGATTCTACAGGCCATGGTAGATTCAATGAGTGTAGTTGGTGAAAAATTCTCTTCAGGAGAAATCTTTGTGCCAGAAATGTTGATCGCTGCTAAAGCGATGTCAAAAGGCGTTGATGTATTAAAACCTTTAATGGTTGGTGACGGTTCGACCTCGCTGGGTACTTGTGTAATCGGAACGGTTGCCGGAGATTTACATGATATTGGAAAAAATCTGGTGGCAATGATGATTGAAAGTGCTGGATTTGATATGGTAGATCTAGGTGTAGACGTTCCGGCAGATGGTTTTGTTCAAGCGATTAAAAATAATACTAATGTAAAATTAGTGGCCTGTTCCGGATTGTTAACAACAACAATGCCGTCATTAAAAGAAGCTGTGCAAACGATTAAAGCAGCATGTCCGGAAGTAAAAGTGATTGTAGGCGGAGCACCAGTAACGCCTGAATATGCAGCTGAAATAGGGGCAGATGGATATGCGCCGGATGCCGGTAGTGCGGCGGTAAAAGCAAAAGAACTGGCGTCTGCCAAATAA
- a CDS encoding uroporphyrinogen decarboxylase family protein, with product MLTKKQNLLETINGGNPDRFVNQYEFLNIIMETPTGIEFRYGETWVDHWGITWQWPEGQLGMFPVHHDGKAVIQDITKWKDVLKKPEILTSDEAWAAAVAHANAVDRNEEYVAGFFAPGIFEMTHHLMGMENALMALYEEPEAMQELIDFLVSYELDFAQVMVDKIHPDCIFHHDDWGSQISSFVSPDMFEEFFLPAYKKIYGFYKANGIELVVHHSDSYAANLVPFMIEMGIDIWQGVMNTNNIPELIKTYGEKISFMGGIHSGLVDFPAWTPEIVAENVEKACRENGKLYFIPCQTSGLPMDNFEGVYETINKEIDRMSKELF from the coding sequence ATGTTAACAAAAAAACAGAACTTATTAGAAACCATTAATGGGGGAAATCCTGATCGCTTTGTTAATCAATATGAATTTTTGAATATTATTATGGAAACTCCTACCGGGATAGAGTTTCGATATGGGGAAACTTGGGTCGATCATTGGGGTATCACATGGCAGTGGCCTGAAGGTCAGTTGGGAATGTTCCCGGTTCATCATGATGGTAAAGCGGTTATACAAGATATCACAAAATGGAAAGATGTTTTGAAAAAACCTGAAATTTTGACATCGGATGAAGCATGGGCAGCAGCGGTAGCTCACGCTAACGCGGTTGATCGCAATGAAGAATATGTCGCCGGTTTTTTTGCTCCCGGAATATTTGAAATGACGCATCACCTCATGGGTATGGAAAATGCGTTGATGGCTCTTTATGAAGAACCGGAAGCGATGCAGGAATTGATTGATTTTTTAGTCAGTTATGAACTGGATTTTGCTCAGGTAATGGTTGATAAAATCCACCCGGATTGTATTTTTCACCACGATGATTGGGGGAGCCAGATTTCTTCTTTTGTTTCGCCAGACATGTTTGAAGAATTTTTCTTGCCTGCTTACAAAAAGATCTATGGTTTTTACAAAGCTAATGGGATTGAATTGGTGGTCCATCATAGTGATAGTTATGCCGCTAACCTGGTACCGTTCATGATCGAAATGGGTATTGATATTTGGCAAGGCGTCATGAATACCAATAATATTCCTGAATTGATCAAAACATATGGTGAAAAAATTTCATTTATGGGAGGCATCCATAGTGGCTTAGTGGATTTCCCGGCTTGGACGCCAGAAATTGTAGCAGAAAACGTTGAAAAAGCCTGTCGCGAAAATGGTAAGTTATATTTTATTCCTTGCCAGACCTCTGGTTTACCGATGGATAACTTTGAAGGAGTTTACGAAACAATCAATAAAGAAATCGATCGGATGAGCAAAGAACTTTTCTAA